In Phocoena phocoena chromosome 3, mPhoPho1.1, whole genome shotgun sequence, a single window of DNA contains:
- the NR2F1 gene encoding COUP transcription factor 1 isoform X2: MAMVVSSWRDPQDDVAGGNPGGPNPAAQTPGQPGAPATPGTAGDKGQGPPGSGQSQQHIECVVCGDKSSGKHYGQFTCEGCKSFFKRSVRRNLTYTCRANRNCPIDQHHRNQCQYCRLKKCLKVGMRREAVQRGRMPPTQPNPGQYALTNGDPLNGHCYLSGYISLLLRAEPYPTSRYGSQCMQPNNIMGIENICELAARLLFSAVEWARNIPFFPDLQITDQVSLLRLTWSELFVLNAAQCSMPLHVAPLLAAAGLHASPMSADRVVAFMDHIRIFQEQVEKLKALHVDSAEYSCLKAIVLFTSDACGLSDAAHIESLQEKSQCALEEYVRSQYPNQPSRFGKLLLRLPSLRTVSSSVIEQLFFVRLVGKTPIETLIRDMLLSGSSFNWPYMSIQCS; the protein is encoded by the exons ATGGCAATGGTAGTTAGCAGCTGGCGAGATCCGCAGGACGACGTGGCCGGGGGCAACCCCGGCGGCCCCAACCCCGCAGCGCAG ACCCCGGGCCAGCCCGGAGCGCCCGCCACCCCCGGCACGGCAGGGGACAAGGGCCAGGGACCGCCCGGCTCGGGCCAGAGCCAGCAGCACATCGAGTGCGTGGTGTGCGGGGACAAGTCGAGCGGCAAGCACTACGGCCAGTTCACCTGCGAGGGCTGCAAAAGTTTCTTCAAGAGGAGCGTCCGCAGGAACTTAACTTACACATGCCGTGCCAACAGGAACTGTCCCATCGACCAGCACCACCGCAACCAGTGCCAATACTGCCGCCTCAAGAAGTGCCTCAAAGTGGGCATGAGGCGGGAAG CGGTTCAGCGAGGAAGAATGCCTCCAACTCAACCCAATCCAGGCCAGTACGCACTCACCAACGGGGACCCCCTCAACGGCCACTGCTACCTGTCCGGCTACATCTCGCTGCTGCTGCGCGCGGAGCCCTACCCCACGTCGCGCTACGGCAGCCAATGCATGCAGCCCAACAACATCATGGGCATCGAGAACATCTGCGAGCTGGCCGCGCGCCTGCTCTTCAGCGCCGTCGAGTGGGCCCGCAACATCCCCTTCTTCCCGGATCTGCAGATCACCGACCAGGTGTCCCTGCTACGCCTGACCTGGAGCGAGCTGTTCGTGCTCAACGCAGCCCAGTGCTCCATGCCGCTGCACGTGGCGCCGCTGCTGGCCGCCGCCGGCCTGCACGCCTCGCCCATGTCCGCCGACCGCGTCGTGGCCTTCATGGACCACATCCGCATCTTCCAGGAGCAGGTGGAGAAGCTCAAGGCGTTGCACGTCGACTCGGCCGAGTACAGCTGCCTCAAAGCCATCGTGCTGTTCACGTCAG ATGCCTGTGGCCTGTCGGACGCTGCCCACATCGAGAGCCTGCAGGAGAAGTCGCAGTGCGCGCTGGAGGAGTACGTGAGGAGCCAGTACCCTAACCAGCCCAGCCGCTTCGGCAAACTGCTACTACGACTGCCCTCGCTGCGCACCGTATCCTCCTCGGTCATCGAGCAGCTCTTCTTCGTCCGTTTGGTAGGTAAAACCCCCATCGAAACTCTCATCCGCGATATGTTACTGTCTGGGAGCAGCTTCAACTGGCCTTACATGTCTATCCAGTGCTCCTAG
- the NR2F1 gene encoding COUP transcription factor 1 isoform X4 — protein sequence MAMVVSSWRDPQDDVAGGNPGGPNPAAQSQQHIECVVCGDKSSGKHYGQFTCEGCKSFFKRSVRRNLTYTCRANRNCPIDQHHRNQCQYCRLKKCLKVGMRREAVQRGRMPPTQPNPGQYALTNGDPLNGHCYLSGYISLLLRAEPYPTSRYGSQCMQPNNIMGIENICELAARLLFSAVEWARNIPFFPDLQITDQVSLLRLTWSELFVLNAAQCSMPLHVAPLLAAAGLHASPMSADRVVAFMDHIRIFQEQVEKLKALHVDSAEYSCLKAIVLFTSDACGLSDAAHIESLQEKSQCALEEYVRSQYPNQPSRFGKLLLRLPSLRTVSSSVIEQLFFVRLVGKTPIETLIRDMLLSGSSFNWPYMSIQCS from the exons ATGGCAATGGTAGTTAGCAGCTGGCGAGATCCGCAGGACGACGTGGCCGGGGGCAACCCCGGCGGCCCCAACCCCGCAGCGCAG AGCCAGCAGCACATCGAGTGCGTGGTGTGCGGGGACAAGTCGAGCGGCAAGCACTACGGCCAGTTCACCTGCGAGGGCTGCAAAAGTTTCTTCAAGAGGAGCGTCCGCAGGAACTTAACTTACACATGCCGTGCCAACAGGAACTGTCCCATCGACCAGCACCACCGCAACCAGTGCCAATACTGCCGCCTCAAGAAGTGCCTCAAAGTGGGCATGAGGCGGGAAG CGGTTCAGCGAGGAAGAATGCCTCCAACTCAACCCAATCCAGGCCAGTACGCACTCACCAACGGGGACCCCCTCAACGGCCACTGCTACCTGTCCGGCTACATCTCGCTGCTGCTGCGCGCGGAGCCCTACCCCACGTCGCGCTACGGCAGCCAATGCATGCAGCCCAACAACATCATGGGCATCGAGAACATCTGCGAGCTGGCCGCGCGCCTGCTCTTCAGCGCCGTCGAGTGGGCCCGCAACATCCCCTTCTTCCCGGATCTGCAGATCACCGACCAGGTGTCCCTGCTACGCCTGACCTGGAGCGAGCTGTTCGTGCTCAACGCAGCCCAGTGCTCCATGCCGCTGCACGTGGCGCCGCTGCTGGCCGCCGCCGGCCTGCACGCCTCGCCCATGTCCGCCGACCGCGTCGTGGCCTTCATGGACCACATCCGCATCTTCCAGGAGCAGGTGGAGAAGCTCAAGGCGTTGCACGTCGACTCGGCCGAGTACAGCTGCCTCAAAGCCATCGTGCTGTTCACGTCAG ATGCCTGTGGCCTGTCGGACGCTGCCCACATCGAGAGCCTGCAGGAGAAGTCGCAGTGCGCGCTGGAGGAGTACGTGAGGAGCCAGTACCCTAACCAGCCCAGCCGCTTCGGCAAACTGCTACTACGACTGCCCTCGCTGCGCACCGTATCCTCCTCGGTCATCGAGCAGCTCTTCTTCGTCCGTTTGGTAGGTAAAACCCCCATCGAAACTCTCATCCGCGATATGTTACTGTCTGGGAGCAGCTTCAACTGGCCTTACATGTCTATCCAGTGCTCCTAG
- the NR2F1 gene encoding COUP transcription factor 1 isoform X3: MAMVVSSWRDPQDDVAGGNPGGPNPAAQAARGGGGAGDQQHIECVVCGDKSSGKHYGQFTCEGCKSFFKRSVRRNLTYTCRANRNCPIDQHHRNQCQYCRLKKCLKVGMRREAVQRGRMPPTQPNPGQYALTNGDPLNGHCYLSGYISLLLRAEPYPTSRYGSQCMQPNNIMGIENICELAARLLFSAVEWARNIPFFPDLQITDQVSLLRLTWSELFVLNAAQCSMPLHVAPLLAAAGLHASPMSADRVVAFMDHIRIFQEQVEKLKALHVDSAEYSCLKAIVLFTSDACGLSDAAHIESLQEKSQCALEEYVRSQYPNQPSRFGKLLLRLPSLRTVSSSVIEQLFFVRLVGKTPIETLIRDMLLSGSSFNWPYMSIQCS; encoded by the exons ATGGCAATGGTAGTTAGCAGCTGGCGAGATCCGCAGGACGACGTGGCCGGGGGCAACCCCGGCGGCCCCAACCCCGCAGCGCAGGcggcccgcggcggcggcggcgccggcga CCAGCAGCACATCGAGTGCGTGGTGTGCGGGGACAAGTCGAGCGGCAAGCACTACGGCCAGTTCACCTGCGAGGGCTGCAAAAGTTTCTTCAAGAGGAGCGTCCGCAGGAACTTAACTTACACATGCCGTGCCAACAGGAACTGTCCCATCGACCAGCACCACCGCAACCAGTGCCAATACTGCCGCCTCAAGAAGTGCCTCAAAGTGGGCATGAGGCGGGAAG CGGTTCAGCGAGGAAGAATGCCTCCAACTCAACCCAATCCAGGCCAGTACGCACTCACCAACGGGGACCCCCTCAACGGCCACTGCTACCTGTCCGGCTACATCTCGCTGCTGCTGCGCGCGGAGCCCTACCCCACGTCGCGCTACGGCAGCCAATGCATGCAGCCCAACAACATCATGGGCATCGAGAACATCTGCGAGCTGGCCGCGCGCCTGCTCTTCAGCGCCGTCGAGTGGGCCCGCAACATCCCCTTCTTCCCGGATCTGCAGATCACCGACCAGGTGTCCCTGCTACGCCTGACCTGGAGCGAGCTGTTCGTGCTCAACGCAGCCCAGTGCTCCATGCCGCTGCACGTGGCGCCGCTGCTGGCCGCCGCCGGCCTGCACGCCTCGCCCATGTCCGCCGACCGCGTCGTGGCCTTCATGGACCACATCCGCATCTTCCAGGAGCAGGTGGAGAAGCTCAAGGCGTTGCACGTCGACTCGGCCGAGTACAGCTGCCTCAAAGCCATCGTGCTGTTCACGTCAG ATGCCTGTGGCCTGTCGGACGCTGCCCACATCGAGAGCCTGCAGGAGAAGTCGCAGTGCGCGCTGGAGGAGTACGTGAGGAGCCAGTACCCTAACCAGCCCAGCCGCTTCGGCAAACTGCTACTACGACTGCCCTCGCTGCGCACCGTATCCTCCTCGGTCATCGAGCAGCTCTTCTTCGTCCGTTTGGTAGGTAAAACCCCCATCGAAACTCTCATCCGCGATATGTTACTGTCTGGGAGCAGCTTCAACTGGCCTTACATGTCTATCCAGTGCTCCTAG
- the NR2F1 gene encoding COUP transcription factor 1 isoform X1 has product MAMVVSSWRDPQDDVAGGNPGGPNPAAQAARGGGGAGEQQQQAGSGAPHTPQTPGQPGAPATPGTAGDKGQGPPGSGQSQQHIECVVCGDKSSGKHYGQFTCEGCKSFFKRSVRRNLTYTCRANRNCPIDQHHRNQCQYCRLKKCLKVGMRREAVQRGRMPPTQPNPGQYALTNGDPLNGHCYLSGYISLLLRAEPYPTSRYGSQCMQPNNIMGIENICELAARLLFSAVEWARNIPFFPDLQITDQVSLLRLTWSELFVLNAAQCSMPLHVAPLLAAAGLHASPMSADRVVAFMDHIRIFQEQVEKLKALHVDSAEYSCLKAIVLFTSDACGLSDAAHIESLQEKSQCALEEYVRSQYPNQPSRFGKLLLRLPSLRTVSSSVIEQLFFVRLVGKTPIETLIRDMLLSGSSFNWPYMSIQCS; this is encoded by the exons ATGGCAATGGTAGTTAGCAGCTGGCGAGATCCGCAGGACGACGTGGCCGGGGGCAACCCCGGCGGCCCCAACCCCGCAGCGCAGGcggcccgcggcggcggcggcgccggcgagcagcagcagcaggcggGCTCGGGCGCGCCGCACACGCCGCAGACCCCGGGCCAGCCCGGAGCGCCCGCCACCCCCGGCACGGCAGGGGACAAGGGCCAGGGACCGCCCGGCTCGGGCCAGAGCCAGCAGCACATCGAGTGCGTGGTGTGCGGGGACAAGTCGAGCGGCAAGCACTACGGCCAGTTCACCTGCGAGGGCTGCAAAAGTTTCTTCAAGAGGAGCGTCCGCAGGAACTTAACTTACACATGCCGTGCCAACAGGAACTGTCCCATCGACCAGCACCACCGCAACCAGTGCCAATACTGCCGCCTCAAGAAGTGCCTCAAAGTGGGCATGAGGCGGGAAG CGGTTCAGCGAGGAAGAATGCCTCCAACTCAACCCAATCCAGGCCAGTACGCACTCACCAACGGGGACCCCCTCAACGGCCACTGCTACCTGTCCGGCTACATCTCGCTGCTGCTGCGCGCGGAGCCCTACCCCACGTCGCGCTACGGCAGCCAATGCATGCAGCCCAACAACATCATGGGCATCGAGAACATCTGCGAGCTGGCCGCGCGCCTGCTCTTCAGCGCCGTCGAGTGGGCCCGCAACATCCCCTTCTTCCCGGATCTGCAGATCACCGACCAGGTGTCCCTGCTACGCCTGACCTGGAGCGAGCTGTTCGTGCTCAACGCAGCCCAGTGCTCCATGCCGCTGCACGTGGCGCCGCTGCTGGCCGCCGCCGGCCTGCACGCCTCGCCCATGTCCGCCGACCGCGTCGTGGCCTTCATGGACCACATCCGCATCTTCCAGGAGCAGGTGGAGAAGCTCAAGGCGTTGCACGTCGACTCGGCCGAGTACAGCTGCCTCAAAGCCATCGTGCTGTTCACGTCAG ATGCCTGTGGCCTGTCGGACGCTGCCCACATCGAGAGCCTGCAGGAGAAGTCGCAGTGCGCGCTGGAGGAGTACGTGAGGAGCCAGTACCCTAACCAGCCCAGCCGCTTCGGCAAACTGCTACTACGACTGCCCTCGCTGCGCACCGTATCCTCCTCGGTCATCGAGCAGCTCTTCTTCGTCCGTTTGGTAGGTAAAACCCCCATCGAAACTCTCATCCGCGATATGTTACTGTCTGGGAGCAGCTTCAACTGGCCTTACATGTCTATCCAGTGCTCCTAG
- the NR2F1 gene encoding COUP transcription factor 1 isoform X5, with protein sequence MFGYSVQRGRMPPTQPNPGQYALTNGDPLNGHCYLSGYISLLLRAEPYPTSRYGSQCMQPNNIMGIENICELAARLLFSAVEWARNIPFFPDLQITDQVSLLRLTWSELFVLNAAQCSMPLHVAPLLAAAGLHASPMSADRVVAFMDHIRIFQEQVEKLKALHVDSAEYSCLKAIVLFTSDACGLSDAAHIESLQEKSQCALEEYVRSQYPNQPSRFGKLLLRLPSLRTVSSSVIEQLFFVRLVGKTPIETLIRDMLLSGSSFNWPYMSIQCS encoded by the exons ATGTTTGGCTACT CGGTTCAGCGAGGAAGAATGCCTCCAACTCAACCCAATCCAGGCCAGTACGCACTCACCAACGGGGACCCCCTCAACGGCCACTGCTACCTGTCCGGCTACATCTCGCTGCTGCTGCGCGCGGAGCCCTACCCCACGTCGCGCTACGGCAGCCAATGCATGCAGCCCAACAACATCATGGGCATCGAGAACATCTGCGAGCTGGCCGCGCGCCTGCTCTTCAGCGCCGTCGAGTGGGCCCGCAACATCCCCTTCTTCCCGGATCTGCAGATCACCGACCAGGTGTCCCTGCTACGCCTGACCTGGAGCGAGCTGTTCGTGCTCAACGCAGCCCAGTGCTCCATGCCGCTGCACGTGGCGCCGCTGCTGGCCGCCGCCGGCCTGCACGCCTCGCCCATGTCCGCCGACCGCGTCGTGGCCTTCATGGACCACATCCGCATCTTCCAGGAGCAGGTGGAGAAGCTCAAGGCGTTGCACGTCGACTCGGCCGAGTACAGCTGCCTCAAAGCCATCGTGCTGTTCACGTCAG ATGCCTGTGGCCTGTCGGACGCTGCCCACATCGAGAGCCTGCAGGAGAAGTCGCAGTGCGCGCTGGAGGAGTACGTGAGGAGCCAGTACCCTAACCAGCCCAGCCGCTTCGGCAAACTGCTACTACGACTGCCCTCGCTGCGCACCGTATCCTCCTCGGTCATCGAGCAGCTCTTCTTCGTCCGTTTGGTAGGTAAAACCCCCATCGAAACTCTCATCCGCGATATGTTACTGTCTGGGAGCAGCTTCAACTGGCCTTACATGTCTATCCAGTGCTCCTAG